One stretch of Microvirga lotononidis DNA includes these proteins:
- a CDS encoding ABC transporter ATP-binding protein: MMAELQLTDIKKSYGATTIIHGIDLAIDDGEFVVFVGPSGCGKSTLLRIIAGLETVSGGDIRIDGKSVTNVPASDRGLAMVFQSYALYPHMSVYKNMAFALENMGLGQPEIDQRVRRAAQMLRLTDYLDRKPKALSGGQRQRVAIGRAIVRDPKIFLFDEPLSNLDAELRVATRKELAALHGEIGGTMIYVTHDQVEAMTLADRIVVLHSGRIEQIGTPLEVYNHPANLFVAGFIGSPRMNLLPGRVAASGQVVIGADARTISVPSTGHASAGDSVTLGARPEHIDVVDETEADLAITIDLVEQLGGETYLYGSGPGLPQITVRQNGQATYDRSHRIGLRLKRDALHLFDADGNAIRIR; the protein is encoded by the coding sequence ATCATGGCAGAGCTGCAACTCACCGACATCAAGAAATCCTACGGCGCCACTACGATCATTCATGGCATCGATCTTGCTATCGACGACGGCGAGTTCGTGGTGTTCGTCGGTCCGTCCGGCTGCGGAAAGTCCACGCTTCTGCGCATCATCGCCGGGCTGGAGACGGTCAGCGGCGGTGATATCCGGATCGACGGGAAGAGCGTGACGAACGTGCCGGCCTCAGACCGCGGACTGGCGATGGTGTTCCAGTCCTATGCGCTCTATCCGCATATGAGCGTTTACAAGAACATGGCCTTCGCTCTCGAGAACATGGGCCTCGGCCAGCCTGAAATCGATCAGCGCGTCCGCCGCGCGGCTCAAATGCTCCGGCTGACCGATTACCTCGACCGCAAGCCAAAGGCTCTCTCGGGGGGGCAGCGCCAGCGCGTTGCGATCGGACGCGCCATCGTGCGCGATCCCAAGATCTTCCTGTTCGACGAGCCACTGTCGAATCTCGACGCGGAGCTGCGTGTCGCGACGCGCAAGGAGCTCGCCGCCCTGCACGGGGAGATCGGTGGCACCATGATCTACGTCACGCACGATCAGGTCGAGGCCATGACTCTGGCCGATCGCATCGTGGTGCTGCATTCGGGGCGTATCGAGCAGATCGGCACGCCGCTCGAAGTCTACAATCATCCGGCCAACCTTTTCGTGGCAGGTTTTATCGGCTCGCCCCGCATGAACCTGCTCCCGGGCCGCGTGGCGGCGTCGGGTCAAGTCGTGATAGGGGCCGACGCGCGGACAATTTCCGTGCCTTCGACCGGGCATGCGTCCGCGGGGGACAGCGTCACGCTGGGTGCACGTCCCGAACATATCGATGTCGTAGACGAAACCGAGGCGGATCTCGCCATCACGATCGACTTGGTGGAGCAGCTCGGTGGCGAGACATACCTGTATGGGTCTGGTCCTGGCCTGCCGCAGATCACTGTGCGCCAGAATGGTCAGGCCACATACGACCGGAGCCACAGGATCGGGCTGCGGCTCAAGCGCGATGCGCTTCACCTGTTCGACGCAGACGGAAACGCGATCCGGATTCGCTGA